Proteins encoded within one genomic window of Lusitaniella coriacea LEGE 07157:
- the petC gene encoding cytochrome b6-f complex iron-sulfur subunit, with protein MEESLPLENPSLSRRQLLNFLTGAVVATTVSAALYPAAKFFVPPKEVGEDGSIFARDANGKLIPASQILAELPETRALVAGLAGEPTYLTVKEDGTLHPWGIVDNCTHLGCTFPWNAYENQFQCPCHGSRYDSEGNVVRGPAPLPLKLTRVSVEDDLIRISPWREIDPRTHQKPWWV; from the coding sequence ATGGAAGAAAGTCTACCCTTAGAAAACCCATCCCTGTCGCGGCGACAGCTACTCAACTTTCTCACGGGTGCAGTGGTGGCAACGACGGTAAGTGCGGCACTTTATCCGGCAGCTAAATTTTTTGTTCCCCCTAAAGAAGTGGGTGAAGATGGTTCGATTTTTGCCAGGGATGCGAATGGCAAGCTCATTCCGGCAAGCCAAATTCTGGCAGAACTGCCGGAAACTCGCGCTTTAGTGGCGGGATTGGCGGGAGAACCGACTTATCTCACCGTTAAAGAGGATGGCACGCTGCATCCTTGGGGAATTGTGGATAACTGCACGCATTTAGGCTGTACGTTTCCTTGGAATGCTTATGAAAATCAATTCCAATGTCCCTGTCACGGTTCTCGCTACGATTCGGAGGGAAATGTTGTAAGAGGTCCAGCACCGCTACCCCTCAAACTGACGCGCGTTAGCGTCGAAGACGATTTGATTCGGATTTCTCCCTGGAGGGAAATCGATCCCCGCACTCATCAAAAACCCTGGTGGGTTTAG
- a CDS encoding YgaP family membrane protein, which produces MFNNVGAIDRAIRLVVAATLAYLGLWVYVGSSLGIGLTLLATVLAISAVAGSCLLYGLFGINTRKQNTHQN; this is translated from the coding sequence ATGTTTAACAATGTCGGGGCGATCGATCGCGCGATTCGTTTAGTTGTAGCTGCAACCCTTGCTTACCTTGGGTTATGGGTGTATGTCGGTTCAAGCCTAGGAATCGGTTTAACCCTTTTAGCGACTGTCTTAGCCATTAGCGCTGTAGCGGGTTCTTGTCTGCTTTATGGCTTGTTTGGCATCAACACCCGCAAACAAAATACCCACCAAAACTAG
- a CDS encoding YdcF family protein, translated as MTLSILVGAIAWRTHLARKAAPHPQAILMLGGNFDREVFTAEFARQHLTVRQRADGRGQKGQNYTDRESEKLGSWEEVSEEQDLALDIWVSSGLERQKAIAIFQNAGIPNHRLHLDYRAVDTVTNFSTLVPDFKRRNIRHVYLLTSDFHLPRANAIASIILGSQGITFTSIAIPSGDPPESKWRIARDMARSLLWVVTRQTGR; from the coding sequence GTGACTCTTTCCATCCTAGTCGGCGCGATCGCGTGGCGAACCCATTTAGCCCGAAAAGCTGCCCCCCATCCTCAAGCCATCCTAATGTTGGGGGGCAATTTCGATCGCGAAGTCTTCACCGCAGAGTTTGCTCGACAGCACCTGACGGTAAGGCAGAGGGCAGATGGCAGAGGGCAGAAGGGGCAAAACTACACCGATAGAGAAAGTGAGAAACTTGGCTCTTGGGAGGAAGTTTCTGAAGAGCAGGATCTGGCTTTGGACATTTGGGTATCTTCTGGGTTGGAACGCCAAAAAGCGATCGCGATTTTCCAAAACGCAGGCATCCCCAACCATCGCCTCCACCTCGATTACCGCGCTGTCGATACCGTCACCAATTTTTCAACTCTCGTCCCAGACTTCAAACGCCGCAATATTCGACACGTTTATTTGCTGACTTCTGATTTCCATCTTCCCAGGGCAAACGCGATCGCGTCCATTATTTTGGGTAGTCAAGGAATTACCTTTACCTCCATTGCTATCCCCTCTGGCGATCCCCCAGAGTCGAAATGGCGTATTGCTCGCGATATGGCACGATCTCTACTTTGGGTGGTGACAAGGCAGACGGGGAGATGA